A section of the Stenotrophomonas acidaminiphila genome encodes:
- a CDS encoding LysR family transcriptional regulator, whose product MANDLNDTLIFVKVVEQGSFTAAARLLGQPKTTVSRKVQELEERLGARLLHRTTRRLGLTEAGSVYYEHCQRIARELEQAESAVSQLQSGPRGWLRFTVPYSVGITWIAPLLGQFQAQYPEIRVDMHLGNEMLDLISGETDLALRIGTLPDSNLIARKLGSLRTQVFASPAYIQRHGEPRHPDELQYHRTLAVRKQHQSQNNRFVWSLAEDGGQMQEFAVNPLMVANDASALNSMLVAGEGLMLSSDVMAKPFIESGMLRRVLAGWTGPDYDFSAVFAGGGMVSPKVRAFVDFLVEKLNLDANYMLLQCPNAKHLVDREPAYCQRGLELPELRVLEALSA is encoded by the coding sequence ATGGCCAACGATCTCAACGACACGCTGATCTTCGTCAAGGTGGTCGAACAGGGCAGTTTCACCGCCGCCGCACGCCTGCTCGGGCAGCCCAAGACCACGGTCAGCCGCAAGGTGCAGGAACTCGAGGAACGGCTCGGCGCGCGCCTGCTGCACCGGACCACGCGCCGGCTGGGGCTGACCGAGGCCGGCTCGGTCTACTACGAGCACTGCCAACGCATCGCCCGCGAGCTCGAACAGGCCGAGAGCGCGGTCAGCCAGCTGCAGTCCGGGCCTCGCGGCTGGCTGCGCTTCACCGTGCCGTATTCGGTGGGCATCACCTGGATCGCGCCGCTGCTGGGCCAGTTCCAGGCGCAGTACCCGGAAATCCGCGTGGACATGCACCTGGGCAACGAGATGCTGGACCTGATCTCGGGCGAAACCGACCTGGCGCTGCGCATCGGCACCCTGCCCGATTCCAACCTGATCGCGCGCAAGCTCGGCAGCCTGCGCACCCAGGTGTTCGCCAGCCCCGCCTACATCCAGCGCCATGGCGAGCCGCGCCACCCGGACGAGCTGCAGTACCACCGCACGCTGGCGGTGCGCAAACAGCACCAGAGCCAGAACAACCGCTTCGTCTGGTCGCTGGCCGAGGACGGCGGGCAGATGCAGGAGTTCGCGGTCAATCCGCTGATGGTCGCCAACGACGCCTCGGCGCTGAACTCGATGCTGGTGGCCGGCGAAGGGCTGATGCTCAGCAGCGACGTGATGGCCAAGCCCTTCATCGAATCGGGCATGCTGCGCCGCGTGCTGGCCGGCTGGACCGGCCCGGACTACGACTTCAGCGCGGTGTTCGCCGGCGGCGGCATGGTTTCGCCCAAGGTGCGCGCCTTCGTCGATTTCCTGGTGGAGAAGCTCAACCTGGACGCCAACTACATGTTGCTGCAGTGCCCCAACGCCAAGCACCTGGTCGACCGCGAGCCGGCGTACTGCCAGCGCGGACTGGAGCTACCGGAGCTGCGTGTGCTGGAGGCGCTCAGCGCCTGA